GCCGGTGGCGATCGTGCTCGCCTCGATCGCGACCTTCGCCGCGACCGGCCTCGTGATCTGGTGGCTGCTCGCCGAGGGCCGGGGCCGAGCGGGCTGGTTCCCGGTCGCCATCGCGCTGGCGCTGCTGATGGCGTTCGAGCCGCTGCGGGAGACGTTCCTCTTCGGCCAGGTCAACATGCTGCTCGTCGCCCTGGTCGGTGCCGACCTGCTCTTCGGTCTCCGCCGGGGCCGGTGGTGGGCCGGTGTCGGCATCGGACTCGCCACGGCGATCAAGCTGACACCGGGCGTGTTCATCATCTATCTGCTCGTCACCGGACGGATCAAGGCCGCCTTCGTGGCGATGGGGTCGGCGGCGGGGGCGACCCTGCTCGCGGCGGCGATCGCGCCGGACGCCGCACGGGAGTTCTTCACCTCGGCGATCTGGGACACCGACCGCATCGGCCGCCTCTCCTTCGTCTCCAACCAGTCGCTGCAGGGCCTCGTGGCCCGTCTCGACGACGCCCACCCGAGCAAGCTGCTCTGGCTGGTGCTGGTGCTCGCCACCCTCGCCGTCTGGATCGTGCGCTCGCGGCGCGCGGTGGCGGCGGGCGACGAGGCGACCGGCTTCGCCCTCACCGGCATCGTGGGCTGCCTGATCAGCCCGGTGACCTGGATTCACCACCTGGTCTGGCTGATCCCGGCGATCCTGCTGCTGGTGAAGCGCGGAGCGGAGCGCCGTGACTGGCGCCTGCTGGGGCTCGCCGCCGCCGTCTATGTGCTCCTGTCGAGTCGCGTCGTCTGGCTCTTCGACGCCGATTACGGTCTCGGCTGGCCGGTCACCGGCGTCGCGGGTGTGCTGGGCAGCAACGCCTATGTCTGGATCTGCCTCGCGCTGCTGCTGGCGACACCGATCGTCCGCCCGGCCCCGGCCCTAGCGGACGATGGCATAGCGGACTTCGGGCAGGCTGACGTCACTGCCACGCGGCGTCCAGAGCGCGGTCGTCCCGTCCGGGTGTAACCCGTTGCGCTCGTAGAATCGCCGGGCCCGTAGGTTGTCGGCGAGCACCCACAGCCGCACGACGGACTGCGGCAGCGCGGCGAGTCCGGCCTCGATCAGCGCCTTCCCGGTGCCGCGACCCCACTGGTCCGGGTGGCAGTAGATCGCCCAGATCTCGCCGATCGAGCTCTCCTGCCGTTCCGGATCCTGGTCCACGCGGTAGGACCCGGTCATCACGTGCCCGACCGGCACATCGCGATCATCGACGGCGACGAGCGCGGCGGGGCGCGCTGCGGCTCCGAATCCGGCTCGCCGGCGCTGCGCCCACTCGGCCGGATCGAGCGCGTCCAGCACGTCGTCGGGGATCATTCCCTGGTACGCCACCCGCCACGCCGCGATGTGGTTGCCCGCGATCGCGTCGGCGTCCTCGATCCGCTCCGCCCGAATGGTGACCATGGCGAGCAGGCTATCGACGGCGGCCGGGGCGGCCAACGGGATTTCTGTCGGACCCCGCCGGTACCGTCGACGCCGATGGACAGCATCTCGACGACCCAGGCCCGGCGGATCGCGCTCGCCGCCACCGGATTCGGCGCGGCACCGCCCCGTGGCGCCGTCACCGCACGCCACCTGCGTGGTGTCGTGGCGCGCACCGGGCTGCTGCAGATCGATTCGGTCAGCGTGCTGCAGCGGGCCCACTACATGCCGATCTACAGCCGCATCGGGGCATACCCGACGGAGCTGCTCGATCGCGCCTCGGCCCGCCGCCCGCGCTGGCTCTTCGAATACTGGGGCCACGAGGCTTCCCTCGTCCCGGTCGAGTTGCAACCGGCGCTGCGGTGGCGGATGGCGGAGGCGCACACGCGGGCGTGGGGCGGCCCTCGCAAGATCGCTTCCGAGCGGCCCGACCTGGTCGCCTGGGTGCTCGACGAGGTGGCCCGGCGCGGCCCGGTCACCGCGGCCGAGATCGAGGAGGATGTCCCCCGCGCGACCGGCCACTGGGGGTGGAACTGGTCGGATGCGAAGAAGGCGCTGGAGTTCCTCTTCTTCGCCGGCGACATCACCTCGGCGGGCCGCACGGCGTCGTTCGCCCGGCGTTACGACCTGACCGAGCGGGTGCTCCCGGCCGACGTGGTCAACCTGCCCACGCCGAGCCCGGCGGAGGCGGCCCGGCGGCTGGTGGAGATCGCCGCGGCCGGGTTCGGCGTCGCCGCCGAGCCGGAGCTGCGCGACTATTTCCGGCTGAGCCCGGCAGCCTCCCGGCAGGCCGTGGCGGAGCTGGTCGAGGCAGAGGTGCTCATCCCGGTCGCGGTGCAGGGCTGGCGGCACCAGGCTTACCTGCACCGTGACGCCCGGATCCCGCGCCGAATCCACGCCTCCACGGTCGTGAGCCCGTTCGACCCGCTGATCTGGGAGCGCCACCGCACCGAGCGCCTCTTCGACCTGCGCTACCGCATCGAGATCTACGTGCCCGAGGCCCTGCGGGTGCACGGCTATTACGTGCTGCCGTTCCTGCACGGCGACCGCTTCGCCGCCCGCGTCGACCTCAAGGCCGACCGCAAGGCCGGCGTGCTGCGGGTGCCGGCGGCCTGGCTGGAGCCGGGTGCCAAGGCCGGTGCGACAGCCGAGGCGCTCGCGATCGAGCTCCGGCGCCTCGCCGACTGGCTCGGCCTGGACAGCATCGCCCCACCGGAGCGGGGAGACCTGGCGCCGTTGCTCGGGGGCGTGCACTAGCGCGGGGGAGTTCTTGTCGTGGCGCCGTTCGGCCGAGGGATCTTCCCCGGTCGAGTGGATCTCGAGACGGGCGTCCCCGGTGTAACGTCTGATCCATGACGACGCAGGTCCAGCCGCCCATGGCGACAGGCCCCTTTGGCGCCCCGGTGCAGCGTGACCGGATGACCCGGTTGATGGACCGCATCGCCGCCCGCTCACCCCGCTGGCTGGCACCGGCCGCCGCGCTCACCTGCATCGCCGGTGCGCTGGGCTACACGATCTGGATGGACCCGACGGTCTCCCAGGCGGGTGAGGCGCCGAGCTGCCTGGTGAAGCTGACGACGGGCTTCGACTGCCCCGGCTGCGGCGGCACCCGGGCCGCTTGGTACCTGTTGCACGGCGACCTGCCCGCTGCCGCCCGGCACCACATCCTCTTCGTCTTCGCGGTCCCGTTCCTGATCTATATGTATGTGGCCTGGGCAGCCAAGACCGCCTTCGGTTGGCGGGTGCCGCAGCTGCAGGTCAGCCCCAAGACGATCGCCTACTTCCTGGCTGCCTGGGGTGTCTTCACGGTGCTGCGCAACCTTCCCTTCGCGCCGTTCACCTGGTTCTACGTCTGACGAACACCAACGCGACGAGGGGCCGGTGCGGATCCGCACCGGCCCCTCGTGTCATCCGAGTCAGGCGACCGCGCGGTGCACGTGCACGTCGCCGGACATGGTCCGCAGGTGCAGGGAGAGTTCGGCGGCGGAGCTGGTCGCGCTGGCCGAACCCGAGTCGAGATCGCTGCGGGCGCGGCCGGACATCGCGTTGACATCCAGCCAGACGCCGGTGCCGGGGGCCACACCCACGGAGAGGTCGCCGCTGGCCGAGTTGATCTTAACGAGGCCCCTGCGTACCTCACCGACCCGGATGTCGCCGGAGGCGGTGGTGGCCTTGACGTTGGCGGATGCCCGCTTGATCTCGACGTGGCCGCTCGCCGAGTGGACCTGGACGGCGCCGTCGACCGAGCCGACCTCGCTGTCGCCGGAGGCGGAGTGGATCTTCAGCTCGCCGCCGACCTGGTTGGCGCGCACGTCGCCGCTCGCGGTGTGGACGTTGACGTCACCGCTGGCCCGGTCGACGACGATGTCGCCGCTCGCGATGTGCGCCGTCACGGACCGGTAGGCGCCTTCGCAGACCGCGTCGGCGGAGGCGAGCTTCAGCTCGACGCTGCTCTCGGCCGGAACGGCGATGACGAGGCGCACCGGCGCTCCCCTGCGCTTCCACCACCCCGTCCCGCGGTCCGGGGTGTGCACGACGAGCCTGTCGCCGCGCATCTCGACGGTGGTCCGGGCCGCTGCCTCGCGGCTCTGGTCGGTCTGCTCCATCGCCTCGATCGTGACGGTGGCGGTCTGCCGGGGCTCGGCCAGGATCTCCACGCGGCCGTCGCCGATCCGGATCTCCGCGGTGATCGGTCCGGAGACAGGGAACTCGCTCATGGGAAGCACTCCTCTGGGTGGGCTGCGCAGGCTCGGGCCCGCGCGCTGCGGCTGAATCAGGCCTGGGCGAAGCCGGTGATGCGATTCCCGGCTCGGCTCGACGGATGGATGGTGGCCGGGCGGACGGCCCCGGCGATGGCCCGGACGAGCCAGGCGTTGGTCGAGACGCCCTCGGCGGCGGCAGCCCGCTCGACCGCCTCCTTGAGCGGCTCGGGCAGGCGCAGGGTGATGCGGGTCTGCTCGGCACCGTCCGGGATGGCGGCGGGGGCGGGCTGCTCGGACGACTGCTCGGTGACGGGTGCCTCGATCACGACGAAATCGGCGTCCCGCCCACGCAGCCGCACGTCGACGCTGGTGTTGGAGAGCTTGCTGGTGATCTCGGCCGCTGCGTCGGAGAGGGCCTCCAGCAAGCACAGCCGGGCGGAGGCGTCCAGCGATCCGGCGAGCAGCTCGGCGGCGCGGATGATCTGCTCGCCACCGGGCGCGGCGGCGGCCTCCAGATCGCGTTGCAGAGATTCGAGGTACGGCGACAGCTCCATGACATCACTATGACATCACTGCGACGTCATTTCAAGCGAGAGTGGCGTCTGGCGTACGTCAGGTTGACGTCACTCTCTCCGGGGGCTCGCGGAAATGGGTCGCCTCGCCGAAAATTTTGCGTGAGTCGCGCCGACCCTCCGGAAATCCAGTTGCAGGTCAACCCTGGACGGGTCGCCGAGAAAGCGTCCCGGTAATGTGCTGGGGTGACTGAGATCGTTTCGCCGCAGGTAGCCTTGATCGCTTGGACTCAATTCGCGACCCCGGCCGGGGTGCCGTGGGAGACCGATGCCGAGGGCGGGCAGGCGCTCGCGGAGTTCGCGGGGCGGGCGTGTTACCAGTCGTGGGCCAAGCCCAACCCGGCGACCGCCACCAACGAGGGGTACCTCCGGCACATCCTCGAGGTCGGGCACCTCTCCGTGCTGGAGCACGGAACCGTCACGTTCTACTTCACCGGCGTCTCGCGGTCCTTCACCCATGAGCTGATCCGGCACCGGCACTTCTCCTATTCGCAGCTCTCCCAGCGCTATGTCCCGGAGCGGGACGCGGCCATGGTCGAGCCGGGTGTCATCGCCGAGGACCCGGAGCTGCACAAGAGGTTCGTCGCGGCGAGCGAGGCCGCCGTCCGCGCCTACACGGAGCTGCTCGAGGGGCTTGAGGCCAAGTTCGCCCACGTCGGCAATGCGACGCTGCGGCGCAAGCAGGCCCGCCAGGCGGCCCGCTCCGTGCTGCCCAACGCCACCGAGACCCGGATCGTCGTGACCGGCAACTACCGGGCATGGCGGCACTTCATCGCCATGCGGGCGACCGAGCACGCCGACGTGGAGATCCGCGAGCTGGCGATCGAGTGCCTGCGCCAGCTCCAGGGCGTCGCACCCAACGTCTTCGCCGATTTCAAGATCAGCAAGCTCGCCGACGGATCCGAGATCGCGGCGAGCGAGTTCAGCTGGGAGTCGTAAGCGAGTTCGGCCGGGTGTCATCACCGCGTAGGCTCGATGAAGAGCTCCAGCTAGCGCATGTCATCAGGTTGTAAGTCCATTCTCCACGGCATACCTCCTCATATAGGTTGGAAGTCATGAAGCACGACGCCCAGCGGCCATTCGGCCGCCTGCTCACCGCAATGGTGACCCCGTTCCGAGGCGACGGTTCGCTCGACGCCGACGGTGCGGCGAAGCTGGCGACGTGGCTCGTGGATGTTCAGGGCAATGACGCACTGGTTGTCAACGGAACCACTGGCGAGAGCCCCACTACCACCGATGCTGAGAAGGAGACCGTGCTGCGCGCCGTCCTGGAGGCGGTCGGCGACCGCGCACAGGTCGTCGCCGGAGTCGGCACCTTCAGCACCGCTCACACGATCGAGCTGGCCCGCACTGCGGAAAAGGCCGGCGCCCACGGATTGCTCGTGGTCACGCCCTACTACTCCAAGCCCCCGCAGGCCGGCCTGATCCAGCACTTCACCGCGGTGGCCGACGCGACGTCGGTGCCGATCCTGCTCTATGACATCCCGCATCGCGCCGGGGTGCCGATCACCACCGAGACGCTCGTCCGGCTCGCCGAGCACGAGAACGTCATCGGGGTCAAGGACGCGAAGGGCGACATCACCGCGTCCTCCTGGGTGCTGCAGCGCAGCGACCTCGCTTTCTATTCGGGGGAGGATGCTCTCACCCTTCCCCTGCTCTCCGTCGGTGCGGTCGGTGTCGTGGGCACGTCCACGCACCTCACCGGCGCGAGCACCAAACAGATGATTCACGCCTTCGAGCGTGGCGATGTGGCGGCGGCTCTGCGCCTGCACCGGCAGCTCATGCCCCTCTACACGGGCATCTTCCGCACGCAGGGCGCGATTCTCGTCAAGGCGGCCATGAACGCCCTCGGCCAGCCCGCCGGACCGATGCGATCGCCGTTGGTCGACGCCACACCAGCCGAGCTCGAGCAGTTGAGGGCCGATGCATCGGCCGCGGGAGTAACGATATGAGTCAACCTCATCTAGACCTCGATCCGCCCGGCCCGCTCCCGGAGGGTGGTCTGCGGATCACCCCGCTCGGCGGCCTCGGCGCGATCGGCCGCAACATGACCGTCTTCGAATTCGGCGGCAAGCTGCTGATCGTCGACTGTGGAGTGCTCTTCCCCGATGTCGAGCAACCCGGCGTCGACCTGATCCTGCCCGACTTCGCGCCGATCCTGGACCGGCTGGGCGATGTGCAGGCGATCGTGCTGACGCACGGCCACGAGGACCACATCGGAGCCGTGCCCTACCTGCTCGCGCACAAGCAGGACATCCCCCTCGTCGGATCCCAGTTCACGCTGGCCCTGGTCGAGGCGAAGCTCGCCGAGCGGCGGATCAAGCCCTACACGCTCACCGTCGTCGAGGGCGGCCGCGAGCGGCTCGGCCCGTTCGAGTGCGAGTTCTTCGCGGTCAACCACTCGATCCCGGACGCCCTGGCGGTCGCGATCCGCACCCCCGCCGGGCTCGTGCTGCACACCGGCGACTTCAAGATGGACCAGTTGCCGCTCGACGGCCGGATCACCGACCTCGCGGGCTTCGCCCGGCTGGGCGCCGAGGGCGTCGATCTGCTCCTCTCGGACTCGACCAACGCCGAGATCCCGGGCTTCGTCACGCCGGAGCGCGAGATCGGCCCGGTGATCAGCTCGATCTTCAACAAGGCGACCGGCCGCGTCATCGTGGCGTCCTTCGCCTCCCACGTGCACCGCGTCCAGCAGGTCCTCGACGCGGCGGGGGAGCACGACCGCAAGGTCGCCTTCATCGGCCGCTCCATGGTCCGCAACATGGGCATCGCCCGCGACCTCGGCCTGCTGCGCATCCCGGCCGGGATGCTGGTCAGCCTCGACGAGGCGACCAACCTGCCGCCGGAGAAGATCGTCTTCATGTCCACCGGTTCGCAGGGCGAGCCGATGAGCGCGCTGGGTCGCATGTCGACCGGCGACCACCGGCACATCACCATCGCCGCGGGCGACACGGTCGTGCTGGCGTCGTCGCTGGTGCCGGGCAACGAGACCAGCGTCTATCGAGTCATCAACCAGCTCTCCCGGGCCGGTGCGAAGGTGATCCACAAGGACGTCGCCAAGGTGCACGTCTCGGGTCACGCCCCCGCCGGTGAGCTGCTCTACCTGCTCAACGTCGTCAAGCCGAGCAACCTCATGCCGGTCCACGGCGAGTGGCGCCACCTGCGCGCCCACGCCCGGCTCGGCGAGGAGAGCGGCGTGGCGCCCGACCGCATCGTGCTCTGCGAGGACGGCGACGTCGTCGACCTCGTCGACGGCATGGCCTCCGTGGTCGGCCACGTGAAGAGCCGCTACGTCTACGTGGACGGCCTCGCGATCGGCGATGTCGGCGAGAGCCTGCTGACCGAGCGCCGGATCCTGGGCGACGGCGGCTTCATCGCCACCACGGTCGTGGTCGACTCCGTCACCGGCAAGGTGGTCGCCGGCCCGACCCTCTCGGCGAAGGGCTTCTCCGAGGACCCGTCGGTCTTCGACCCGGTGCTGCCGATCATCACCGAGGCGCTGGATCGCGCCGCGGCCGACGGCGTCACCGATCCCCACCAGCTCCAGCAGGTCGTCCGCAGGGTCGTGGGCCGCTGGGTCAACGAGGCCTACCGCAGGCGCCCGATGATCGTCCCGACGGTCGTCGAGGTCTGACCGCTCAAGATCGCCGCAACTCTTCAAGAGTTGCGGCGATCCGGGGTCACGCGACGAGCTCGATCTCGCCGCGTGCCTGGAGGAAGTCCCGTCTGATCGCCGAGGCCTGGACGAAGTAGAAGGTCACCTGGCCGGCTGTCTCGCCGTCGACCCAGACACAGATCGCCATGGTCGTGCCGTCGCGGACGACATCTCCGCAGCGCGCCGTGCCGCCGAGCGGTCCGGCCGGGACCTCGGCGAAGTCGGTGGCGATCGAGGCGCCGACCCGCCGGAGGGTACGCGGAAAGGCGTCCAGCGTCGCGACCTGATCCGGGTTTCTCACCTGGAACGCGGTGAACATCCGCAGCTGCCGCTTGGCCGGGTCGCCGTAGATTCCGCTGACGACGCTGCCGGCCGCTTTCGCCGTACCCCCCAACTGCTCTTTCGCGGCGATGAGCGCGCGTTCCACCTCGGGGTTGGTGAACCGCGGGTAGCCGACCAGCTTCGTCGGGACGACCAGCCTGACCCGCGGCGCCGGGGCCGACGGCGAGGTGGACGCAGGCGGCGGGGAGGCGGGTGTCTCGATCACCTCCGCGGCGGCGGGTGCGGCGGTGCGGGGAAGCAGCAGCACGGCTGCGGCACCGCCACCGCCGAGGAGGACGACGATCAGGCCGAGCACCGGCCAGAGCCAGCGCCGCCGGGGCGGGTACGCACGATCCGGCCAGGCGAGGTCGCTCGGTGCCGCAAGCGGCCCATGATCAGACATGTGTCGATGCTCCATGACGAAGGAGCTGCCGATCCTATCGGGACGGTCCGGCGCTGTGGGGCCCGGTTGATTGGCGGTTATCAACCCGATTTGGCACGAGACTGAGACTGCAATTACCACAGGCCGGCCCGTATTGGTGGCATGACACGACGGGGAAAAGTGCGGTTCTGTTGATGATCTCCACTACGGTGTAGTGCATGGCCGGCCGAACCTCTCAACCGAGCCGCCGTCGGGCCACGACACCGACTCGCGCGGCTGCCAAATCGCGCGCCACGCCGGCCGGCCGCCGAACGACACCGGCCCGGCCCCGCCGCGGTGCCAACATCCCGGGCCCGCTCGATGTGCTGGGCAGGGTCATCACCGGAGTCTGGATGGGGCTCGCGCACGGTGTCGGCTGGTCCGTCCGCGCGCTGGGCGCTCAGGCGGCGACGGCCCGGGAGCTCGAGTCCGAGCACCGCAAGGACGGCCGGGCGCTGCTCGCCGTCGGCATGGGTCTGCTGCTCATCGTGGCGATCTGGTTCGACTCCGGCGGCCCGGTCGGCGAGTGGATCGCGTCCAAGGTGCGCTTCTTCTTCGGCTCGGTCTCGATGGCGCTGCCGTTGCTGCTGCTCTACGGCGCGGTGCGGCTGATGCGCCAACCGGACGAGGTCGCCGAGCGGCGTGGTTCGGGGCTCGTCGGCTGGGGCAGCCTGATCGTCGCCAGCACCGGGCTGCTCGACCTCAGCCAGGATCCCCAGGACGTGATCCAGTGGGAGCACGCGGGCGGGTTGCTGGGCCAGGGCTCCGGATACCTGCTCGCCAGCGGAGTGAGCGGCTGGGTCGCCGTACCCCTGCTGGTGTTGCTCTTCGGGTTCGGTCTGCTCGTGGTGACCGCGACCCCGATCCACCGCGTGCCCGCGAAGCTGCTCGCGCTGCGCGATTCCCTGCTGGGTACGGGCAGCGCGACCGACGAGGACGAGGAGGAGGACGAGCCGAGGCCGGTCCGCCAGCGGCGACCGCGACCGCTCGCCAACCCCTTCGAGGGCGACGACGACCAGGATCTCGGCGATGGCCAGCTCACGGTCGAGCTGCGTCGGCGCAAGCCGGCCAAGGTGATCGAATCGACGGCGAAGCGGCTCGAACCGCCGCAGCACACCCCGCCACCGGCGAAGATGGAGCAGCTCGCGGTCCCGGGCCTGGGCGGGGACTACATCCTGCCGCCCGCCACCATGCTGCGACCGGGCGAGGCGCCGAAGTCGCGTTCCAAGGCCAACGACGACGTCATCGCGGCCCTGCGCCACGTCTTCGAGCAGTTCGATGTGGACGCCGATGTGACCGGCTTCACCCGTGGACCGACGGTGACCCGCTATGAGGTCGAGCTCGGCCGGGGTGTCAAGGTCGAGCGGATCACGCAGCTCTCCCGCAACATCGCCTATGCGGTGAAGTCACCGGACGTGCGGATCATCAGCCCGATCCCGGGGCGCAGCGCCGTCGGCATCGAGGTGCCCAACACCGACCGGGAAAACGTCGCCCTCGGCGACGTGCTGCGCTCGCGCGCGGCCGACGACGAGACGCACCCGCTCGCGGTGGCGCTCGGCAAGGACATCGAGGGCGGCTACGTCATGGCCAACCTCGCCAAGATGCCGCACATCCTGATCGCCGGTGCGACCGGCGCGGGCAAGTCGAGCTGCCTCAACTCGCTGCTCGTCTCGCTGCTCGCGCGGTCGACCCCCGACGAGGTGCGGCTGCTGCTCGTCGACCCCAAGCGCGTCGAGCTCACCGCCTATGAGGGCATCCCGCACCTGGTCACGCCCATCGTGACCAACCCGAAGAAGGCCGCCGACGCCCTCGAATGGGTGGTCCGCGAGATGGACATGCGCTATGACGACCTCGCGGCCTCCGGTGTGCGGCACATCGACGACTACAACCGGCAGGTACGCGCGGGCAAGATCACGGCACCGCCCGGCTCGGAACGGGTGATCAAGCCCTACCCGTACCTCCTCGTCATCATCGACGAGCTCGCGGACCTGATGATGGTGGCACCGCGCGACGTCGAGGACTCCGTCGTGCGGATCACCCAGCTCGCCCGCGCCGCCGGGATCCACCTCGTGCTCGCCACCCAGCGGCCCTCGGTCGACGTCGTGACCGGCCTGATCAAGGCGAACGTGCCGTCGCGGCTGGCGTTCGCGACGAGCTCGCTCTCGGACTCGCGGGTCATCCTGGACCAGCCCGGCGCGGAGAAGCTGATCGGCCGCGGCGACGCGCTCTTCCTGCCGATGGGCGCCTCCAAGCCGATCCGGATCCAGGGCGCCTGGGTCGACGAGGACCAGATCGCCGAGATCGTCGCCTTCTGCAAGCGGCAGCGTGAGCCGGAGTTCCGCCCCGACGTGCTCGCGCCCGCGCTCGACACGAAGAAGAAGGTCGACGAGGAGATCGGCGACGACCTCCAGCTGCTGATGCAGGCGGCGGAGTTGATCGTCGTGTCGCAGCTCGGCTCCACCAGCATGCTGCAGCGCAAGCTGCGGGTCGGCTTCGCCAAGGCGGGCCGCCTGATGGACCTGCTGGAGACGCGCGGCGTGGTCGGCCCCTCCGAGGGCTCCAAGGCACGCGAGGTGCTGATCAAGCCCGACGAGCTGGCGGAGTTCCTGGACTCGCTGGGGCCGAGTGAAGAATAGGCCGTGTGACGAACAAGTCCGCACGTCAGCGATAGGACAGTATGGACAGACGGAGCGGCCATAGATAGATTCTCGTGCATTGCCTGCGCGCTGCGGGCGATGGAGAGGGAGTCATCGTGGCCACACCGTCCGCCGCCGCGCCCGTTCGGAGCATGAAGCTCTTCATCGGCATCGCCGTGGTCTGGTTCGCGCTCGCCTTCTGGGCCGGGGCGACCGGCATCGTCGCCCGCAACGCCGACGACCCGCCGCTGCGGATCGCGCTCGCCGCCGGAGTGCCCACCCTCATCGGCATCGGGCTGCTCGTCTTCTCCGGCCGGGTCCGCGCCTGGGCGCAGGGGCTCGACCTGTCACTGCTCATCTACCTGCAGGGGTGGCGGATGGCGGGCTTCTCGTTCCTCGCCCTCTATGCGCAGTCGCTGCTGCCGAACGACTTCTCGCTCGCGGCCGGGCTCGGCGATCTCGCCCTCGCCGTCACCGCGCCGTTCGTCGCCGGCTATGTCGCGCGGCGCGGCCGGGCGGCGGGTGCCGTCTTCGTCACCTGGACGGTCCTCGGGATCCTCGACTTCATCGTCGCGATCACGCTGGGAGCGATCAACGACATCACCGCGTACACGGTGCTCGCGGACGGGACGAAGGAGATCCCGCCGATGGCCGAGCTGCCGCTGTCGCTGATCCCGACCTACTTCGTACCCCTGCTGATCATCGTGCACCTGCTGGCGCTGGTGCGGTTCCGGGCACTGGATACCCTCCCTGGGTGACGCAACCGCAGGAATCCGTGGTCCGGGTCTCCACACTGGAGCTCTTCTTCGACCTGGTCTTCGTCTTCACCATCACCCAGCTCACCCAGAACCTCGCCGCCGACCTGACCTGGGCCGGCGCGGGGCGGGTGGTGCTGATGCTCGGCATCATCTGGTGGATGTACGACGGTTACGCCTGGCTCACCAACACCGTTGCGCCCACGGACAACGTCCGCCGCGGGCTGCTGCTCGCCGGGATGGGCGGCTTCCTGCTCATCGCGCTCGCGATCCCGGGCTCCTTCGACGGCAGCGGCTGGGCCTTCGGCGTCGGCTATTTCGTGGTCAACGCGATCCACAGCGGCCTGCTGCTGCGGGCCAGCCCGGCGGCGATGCGCATGCTCGCCCCGCTCAATCTGCTCAGCGCGTCGCTGGTGCTGATCGGCGGATTCCTCCCGCACGACTGGCGGCTGATCGCCTGGTGCGCCGCGCTCGTCGTGCAGGCCGCCTCGCCCTACCTGCACCCGCTCGGCGAGTGGTCGATCTCGTCGGCGCACTTCGTGGAGCGGCACGGGCTGATCGTCATCATCGCCCTGGGCGAGTCGATCGTCGCGATCGGCGTGGGCGCCGCCGACCTGCCGCTCGACGGCCCGCTGATCGCGGTGGCGATGCTGGGGCTGACGCTCGCCTTCCTGCTCTGGTGGATCTATTTCGGCGGGGACGACGAGCGGGCCGAGCACGCCCTCGACGCGACGCCGTCGAGGCTGCGCGGCCGCAAGGCGATCCACGCCTTCGGGTTCGCCCACTACCCCCTGCTCTTCGGCGTGGTCGCGTTCGCCGCGGGTGTCAAAAAAGCCGCCGCGTACGCCGACGGACACCTCTACCTCGCCCAGGCCCTCGTGCTCGGCGGCGGTGTCGCGGTCTTCCTGCTCAGCGACGCGCTCTTCCGGGGCGTCCTCGGCATCGGGACGCGCCGGTTCCGCGTCCTCGGCGGCCTGGCGGCGCTGCTGACCTGCCCCCTCGGAGTGGTCAACACCGCCGCCCAGCTCGCGGCCCTGCTGGTGGTCCTGGTGGCGGTCATCGCCGCCGAGGCGCATCGCGATCGCGCCGCTGCGGCCGTCGCTCCTCAGGCTCCTTAGAACCAACTCTTCACGATTTGCGGAGATCCTGGGCGTGCGGGG
This portion of the Allocatelliglobosispora scoriae genome encodes:
- a CDS encoding FtsK/SpoIIIE family DNA translocase: MAGRTSQPSRRRATTPTRAAAKSRATPAGRRTTPARPRRGANIPGPLDVLGRVITGVWMGLAHGVGWSVRALGAQAATARELESEHRKDGRALLAVGMGLLLIVAIWFDSGGPVGEWIASKVRFFFGSVSMALPLLLLYGAVRLMRQPDEVAERRGSGLVGWGSLIVASTGLLDLSQDPQDVIQWEHAGGLLGQGSGYLLASGVSGWVAVPLLVLLFGFGLLVVTATPIHRVPAKLLALRDSLLGTGSATDEDEEEDEPRPVRQRRPRPLANPFEGDDDQDLGDGQLTVELRRRKPAKVIESTAKRLEPPQHTPPPAKMEQLAVPGLGGDYILPPATMLRPGEAPKSRSKANDDVIAALRHVFEQFDVDADVTGFTRGPTVTRYEVELGRGVKVERITQLSRNIAYAVKSPDVRIISPIPGRSAVGIEVPNTDRENVALGDVLRSRAADDETHPLAVALGKDIEGGYVMANLAKMPHILIAGATGAGKSSCLNSLLVSLLARSTPDEVRLLLVDPKRVELTAYEGIPHLVTPIVTNPKKAADALEWVVREMDMRYDDLAASGVRHIDDYNRQVRAGKITAPPGSERVIKPYPYLLVIIDELADLMMVAPRDVEDSVVRITQLARAAGIHLVLATQRPSVDVVTGLIKANVPSRLAFATSSLSDSRVILDQPGAEKLIGRGDALFLPMGASKPIRIQGAWVDEDQIAEIVAFCKRQREPEFRPDVLAPALDTKKKVDEEIGDDLQLLMQAAELIVVSQLGSTSMLQRKLRVGFAKAGRLMDLLETRGVVGPSEGSKAREVLIKPDELAEFLDSLGPSEE
- a CDS encoding low temperature requirement protein A — protein: MTQPQESVVRVSTLELFFDLVFVFTITQLTQNLAADLTWAGAGRVVLMLGIIWWMYDGYAWLTNTVAPTDNVRRGLLLAGMGGFLLIALAIPGSFDGSGWAFGVGYFVVNAIHSGLLLRASPAAMRMLAPLNLLSASLVLIGGFLPHDWRLIAWCAALVVQAASPYLHPLGEWSISSAHFVERHGLIVIIALGESIVAIGVGAADLPLDGPLIAVAMLGLTLAFLLWWIYFGGDDERAEHALDATPSRLRGRKAIHAFGFAHYPLLFGVVAFAAGVKKAAAYADGHLYLAQALVLGGGVAVFLLSDALFRGVLGIGTRRFRVLGGLAALLTCPLGVVNTAAQLAALLVVLVAVIAAEAHRDRAAAAVAPQAP
- a CDS encoding ribonuclease J, encoding MSQPHLDLDPPGPLPEGGLRITPLGGLGAIGRNMTVFEFGGKLLIVDCGVLFPDVEQPGVDLILPDFAPILDRLGDVQAIVLTHGHEDHIGAVPYLLAHKQDIPLVGSQFTLALVEAKLAERRIKPYTLTVVEGGRERLGPFECEFFAVNHSIPDALAVAIRTPAGLVLHTGDFKMDQLPLDGRITDLAGFARLGAEGVDLLLSDSTNAEIPGFVTPEREIGPVISSIFNKATGRVIVASFASHVHRVQQVLDAAGEHDRKVAFIGRSMVRNMGIARDLGLLRIPAGMLVSLDEATNLPPEKIVFMSTGSQGEPMSALGRMSTGDHRHITIAAGDTVVLASSLVPGNETSVYRVINQLSRAGAKVIHKDVAKVHVSGHAPAGELLYLLNVVKPSNLMPVHGEWRHLRAHARLGEESGVAPDRIVLCEDGDVVDLVDGMASVVGHVKSRYVYVDGLAIGDVGESLLTERRILGDGGFIATTVVVDSVTGKVVAGPTLSAKGFSEDPSVFDPVLPIITEALDRAAADGVTDPHQLQQVVRRVVGRWVNEAYRRRPMIVPTVVEV
- the dapA gene encoding 4-hydroxy-tetrahydrodipicolinate synthase produces the protein MKHDAQRPFGRLLTAMVTPFRGDGSLDADGAAKLATWLVDVQGNDALVVNGTTGESPTTTDAEKETVLRAVLEAVGDRAQVVAGVGTFSTAHTIELARTAEKAGAHGLLVVTPYYSKPPQAGLIQHFTAVADATSVPILLYDIPHRAGVPITTETLVRLAEHENVIGVKDAKGDITASSWVLQRSDLAFYSGEDALTLPLLSVGAVGVVGTSTHLTGASTKQMIHAFERGDVAAALRLHRQLMPLYTGIFRTQGAILVKAAMNALGQPAGPMRSPLVDATPAELEQLRADASAAGVTI